The proteins below are encoded in one region of Gopherus flavomarginatus isolate rGopFla2 chromosome 12, rGopFla2.mat.asm, whole genome shotgun sequence:
- the LOC127032533 gene encoding olfactory receptor 14A16-like, with translation MSNQTAVTEFLLLGFSDNHELQILHFVVFLLLYLISLLGNLLIITAIALHRNLHTPMYFFLMNLSILDLGSISVIIPKSMANSLMNTKWISYFGCVAQVFLFAFFASADYAILTVMTYDRYVAICQPLYYETVMNRRACVQMAVSAWISVILYSAVHTGNTFAISFCGGKMVDQFFCEIHQLLKLACSGSDLSELGFLIFSLFLWLSCFVFIIVSYVQIFTTVLRIPSEQGRHKAFSTCLPHLIVVSLFLCTAIFAYLKLISSSPSVQNLLVAVLYSVLPPMINPIIYSMRNKDLKGALNKLIDWRLLTGN, from the coding sequence atgtccaaccaaaccgCTGTAaccgagttccttctcctgggattctctgacaaTCATGAACTTCAGATTTtacactttgtggtgtttctactGCTTTACCTGATATCCCTGCTGGGGAACCTTCTCATTATCACAGCCATAGCCCTCCACCGcaaccttcacacccccatgtacttcttcctcatGAATCTGTCCATCCTGGATcttggctccatctctgtcatcatccccaaatccatggccaattccCTCATGAACACCAAATGGATTTCTTATTTTGGATGTGTTGCCCAAGTCTTTCTCTTTGCCTTCTTTGCTTCAGCAGATTATGCCATACTGACCGTTATGACGTATGATCGATACgtcgccatctgccaaccactgtaCTATGAGactgtgatgaacaggagagcttgtgtccaaatggcagtcAGTGCCTGGATCAGTGTTATTCTCTACTCTGCAGTGCACACTGGAAACACATTTGCAATATCCTTTTGTGGCGGCAAGatggtggatcagttcttctgtgaaatccacCAGCTCCTCAAACTCGCCTGCTCTGGTTCAGACCTCAGTGAACTTGGGTTTCTCATTTTTAGTTTATTCTTATGGTTAAGCTGCTTTGTTTTCataattgtgtcatatgttcagatcttcaccacagtgctgagaatcccctctgagcagggccgacataaagccttctccacctgccttcctcacctcattgtggtctccTTGTTCCTTTGTACTGCCATTTTTGCATACCTGAAACTGATCTCCAGCTCTCCATCAGTTCAGAatctcttggtggctgttctctactCTGTGTTGCCACCAATGATTAATccgatcatctacagcatgaggaacaaggaccTAAAAGGTGCACTGAATAAACTGATAGATTGGAGATTATTAACTGGGAATTAA